AAAGATGGTGAATACGCGATCACCATTAACGATTAAATTAAACACATTATCTCCTGTAAACCTGGGACTGGCAGCAAGTTTGAACCAGAGAATATCCACATCCTTTGGCTGGCGTACCAATTGCAACCCTGCCCGTTGTCGGATAACCGAGTTTCGACCGTCTGTCCCAATCACAAGTTCGGCGGAAATTTCACGTCCACTGCCCAGTTTCACACCCGCAACGCGATTATTAATCGATAGTAAATCCTTTACAGCAAAACCTTGTATAAATTCAAAGTTAGGATAAGCCTGAGCTTCGGTAATGATAGCTTCAAGCAACGGCGGTTGCGACACCAACGTACAAGGTTGATCTGCCCCCATTGGTTCCTCAACTCGAAACAACTGCTTTTTGCCTATGATGAACTCCCATGCGTCGAGTTGTCTATGAGGAATACGTTCCACAATCGCCGATAATCCCATTTGCTCAAGTGCATCCAACCCACTCGGCATTAACCCTTCACCGCGAAACACTCGATGGAAATCCTTCGCCGCCTCAATCAATGTTACTGCAATACCGCGTTTTACAAGCTGTAAAGCAAGCGTAGCACCAGTCGGGCCTGCACCCACAATCACAATCTGCGCCATTACATTTCCCCTACGTTTATTGAATTGTTCGTAAATTGTCCATTTTCAGTTTTGAGTTGCTTACATTAACCTTTTCCTCCCGTAAACGTTACACTCTCAATAAAATACCTGTTAAA
This portion of the Brasilonema sennae CENA114 genome encodes:
- a CDS encoding FAD-dependent oxidoreductase, which translates into the protein MAQIVIVGAGPTGATLALQLVKRGIAVTLIEAAKDFHRVFRGEGLMPSGLDALEQMGLSAIVERIPHRQLDAWEFIIGKKQLFRVEEPMGADQPCTLVSQPPLLEAIITEAQAYPNFEFIQGFAVKDLLSINNRVAGVKLGSGREISAELVIGTDGRNSVIRQRAGLQLVRQPKDVDILWFKLAASPRFTGDNVFNLIVNGDRVFTIFHGAEEGKLHLAWVISADEKTDRKQADWAEIFASLSPSWMAEHFHSYADTIETPIKLSVVVGRCPSWYAPGVLLLGDAAHPMSPIRAQGINVALRDVIVAANHLVPLFNAQAGHKEIDAALSRIQAEREPEIIRAQQLQMQEAAQGELLRKNALIRWLLIQLAPLLGQTIRHSWLKRQYEMRQGITQVHLSV